One Candidatus Methylomirabilota bacterium genomic region harbors:
- a CDS encoding MaoC family dehydratase N-terminal domain-containing protein → MTTRATTPRLSAAIVGAVAGPLTHEIDARWLMAYAAALGEEGPRYYDTAAPGGPLAHPIFPVCYEWPLAQAIRARTIGEAIAPLGVHASHHLTIHRPPRAGDRLSTTARVVALSRRRAGALVVVRFETVDDRGRPVTTTLYGSVYRGVHAEAEGGEPLPPIEPATENPDAVRWGSPVQVAAQAAHVYTESARIWNPIHTDIAAARAAGLPGLILHGTATLGLAVSRVIGRDLGGDPAVVRGVAARFTGMVRLPSTFVVHGRDRLADRVGFDAVDAGGRAVLSEGALWL, encoded by the coding sequence ATGACGACGCGCGCGACGACCCCCCGGCTGAGCGCGGCCATCGTGGGCGCCGTCGCGGGCCCGCTGACGCACGAGATCGACGCCCGCTGGCTCATGGCTTACGCGGCGGCCCTCGGCGAGGAGGGTCCGCGCTACTACGACACGGCGGCGCCCGGCGGTCCTCTGGCCCATCCGATCTTCCCCGTCTGCTACGAGTGGCCGCTGGCCCAGGCCATCCGGGCCCGGACGATCGGCGAGGCGATTGCGCCCTTGGGCGTCCACGCGAGCCACCACCTGACGATTCATCGGCCGCCCCGCGCCGGCGACCGGCTCTCGACGACGGCGCGCGTGGTCGCGCTGAGCCGGCGCCGGGCGGGGGCCCTGGTCGTGGTGAGGTTCGAAACCGTGGACGACCGCGGCCGCCCCGTGACCACGACGCTCTACGGCAGCGTGTACCGTGGCGTCCACGCCGAGGCGGAAGGCGGCGAGCCGCTGCCCCCCATCGAGCCCGCGACGGAGAATCCTGACGCGGTCAGGTGGGGTTCGCCGGTCCAGGTCGCCGCCCAGGCGGCGCACGTCTACACCGAGAGCGCCCGCATCTGGAATCCGATCCACACCGACATCGCCGCCGCGCGGGCGGCGGGGCTGCCCGGGCTGATCCTGCACGGAACGGCCACGCTCGGACTCGCCGTGTCACGCGTCATCGGCCGCGACCTGGGGGGCGACCCCGCCGTGGTGCGCGGGGTGGCGGCGCGCTTCACCGGCATGGTGCGCCTGCCGTCCACCTTCGTGGTCCACGGGCGCGACCGCCTTGCCGACCGCGTGGGGTTCGACGCCGTCGACGCCGGAGGGCGCGCCGTTCTCAGCGAGGGAGCCCTGTGGCTGTGA